A part of Aegilops tauschii subsp. strangulata cultivar AL8/78 chromosome 2, Aet v6.0, whole genome shotgun sequence genomic DNA contains:
- the LOC109735993 gene encoding uncharacterized protein, whose product MVFFCFLVDQRRKVRSSKPAAGICSRCGGCASVADMETATRLCYLLTVHRVTWRAIICTFCGAMLKSYRHYRLY is encoded by the coding sequence ATGGTGTTCTTCTGCTTCCTGGTGGACCAGCGGCGGAAGGTGCGGAGCAGCAAGCCGGCGGCGGGGATCTGCTCGCGGTGCGGCGGCTGCGCCAGCGTGGCGGACATGGAGACGGCCACGCGGCTCTGCTACCTCCTCACCGTGCACCGCGTCACCTGGCGCGCCATCATCTGCACCTTCTGCGGCGCCATGCTCAAGTCCTACCGCCACTACAGGCTCTACTAG